From the Mammaliicoccus sciuri genome, the window ACCAATAAAGTCCTTGATTGTTCTGTACCCATTCAAAGTATGAAACAGTTACACCACCGGCACTGGCAAGTACATCGGGTATTAATAGTACATCATTTTCTGTCAGTATACGTGTTGCTTCTTGTGTTGTAGGACCGTTAGCCGCTTCTGCTACTATACTCGCTTTAATGTCTCCTGCATTTTGTGCGGTGATTTGGTTTGCTAAAGCTGCGGGTACTAAAATGTCACAATCAATTCCAAATATATCTTCGTTTGGAATAATGTTATCAAATAAAGGTGTGATTCTACCATGTTCTTTACGAAGCTCTAATAAATGATCAATATCTAAACCTTCAGGATCATATAAAGCACCACGACTTTCTGAGATACATACAATTTTTGCACCTTTATCATGTAGGATTTTAGCGATAAAGCTACCAGCATTACCAAATCCTTGTATAACAACTTTTGAACCTTCGATATTAATACGCTTACGTTTAGCCGCTTCTTCAATCGTAATTACAGCACCTAATGCTGTTGCTTGTTCACGACCAAGTGAACCACCTAAAGAAATGGGTTTACCTGTAATGAAATTTGGTGCGTTAACTTTATGCATAATACTATATTCATCCATCATCCAAGACATGATTTGAGCATCCGTATATACATCGGGTGCAGGGATATCTTTAGTAGGTCCAACGATTTGAGCAATTGCTCTAACATATCCACGTGACAATCTTTCTAGTTCATTTTGACTCATGCTATGAGGGTCACATTGAATGGCACCTTTACCACCACCATAAGGTAAGTTAACGAGACCACATTTTAAAGTCATACACATAGATAATGCTTTTACTTCATTTTCATCTACATCAGGGTGGAAGCGGACGCCACCTTTAGTAGGTCCCACTGAACTATTATGTTGAGATCGATATCCTGTAAAAGTTTTTACAGATCCATCGTCCATTTTAACTGGAATACGAACTCTTAAAAATCTAGCAGGTTCTTTAATCAATTCAAAAAGACCTTCATCGTACCCTAATTTATATAAAGCTTGTTCAATTATATTTTGTGTAGAAGTTACAAGATTGCTATTTTCACTCATGACTGACGCTCCTTTGTCGGTTAAAATAATGTCTAAAAAAACATATTAAATAAAATCATAATACAAATGAAAATGGTTTTCAATAAAATAAACTGAATTTACTAAAAGTTCAAATATATATAATAATAAAATTTATTGTATTTTAATGTAGTGAGTATAAGTGGTTGGTAGTAATTGGAAGACGTGATATAATTCAATTACGAGCATATACAAATATAATGAAACCATTATATTTACTAGTGTGAATGAATCTTGGATAAATGAATTTTTGTCCAAGATTCTTCTTTTTATATAAACGAAGAGTCGTAGAAAAGAGGTTCATGAAGTCATAGTGTATATTTTATAAATTGAGTAACGGGGGAAAGAGAATATTGTCTGTGATGTGAGTTAAATCCCTAATAAACTCACGAGATCCACAAAAACCTAACGCTCTCGCACATCCCAGCCCCTAACATGATTCAAAGTCTGCATCATTCTCTCATATATAGCACACGATTATTTGCAATATTAAAAAGACGCCCCCAACATTTTTCTAAGAATGTTATGATATTACTATCAAAAACTTATCTTATACATCGTGGGGGTGTCTTTTTGTCTGAAATGCTCAATATTTTACTAACGGTTATTGTACCGATTTTTCTAATGACGGCGTTAGGTTATGTGCTTCAAAAGCGTGTGAAACTTGATTTACGTACGCTCGCAAAATTAAATATCAATGTGTTTGTGCCTGGATTTATTTTTGCGAAGTTTTACAAAGCTGAGTTAGCGGTCAATTTATTATTATTAATCATCGTATTCTTCGTTATATACATAATTGCTTTATATATCGTCGCTTTTGCTATCGCCAAAATGCAAACTTTAGATAAAGGTAAAGAGACGACTTTAACAAACAGTGTACTCTTCTTTAACTCTGGTAACTACGGTGCGCCGTTAAATGATATTGTATTTAAAAGTGATCCACTCGCTATGTCTGCACAAGTTATTGTATTAACACTGCAAAATGTCTTCACATTTACATATGGTGTCTTCGCAATTCAATCCGTTCAATTAGCTAAACTTAAAGCATTACTCAATTACTTTAAGATGCCCATTATTTATGCACTCGTTCTTGCAATTATTTTAAACTATAATCATATTCCAATTCCTGAGTTCATGTGGACGACTGTCAGTTATTTGTCTGATGCTATGATTGCGATTGCTTTAATTCTTCTCGGTGCGCAAATTGCCAATATTAAACTTAATTTTAAATGGTCATCTTCTTATATTTATATCTTTATAAGATTAGTTGTTGGACCAGTTATCGCATTAGTCATTATAAAATGCATGGGGTTAGAGGGTATTATCGCACAAACATTATTTATTGCTTCAGCGATGCCAACTTCCGTGAACAGTTCAGTTATTGCTCAAGAATATGATAACTACCCAGCTTTAGCTGCAGAATTAGTCTTCATGTCTACGTTATTTAGTTCTATTTCTGTTGTTGCTGTCATTTATTTATCTTATTTAATTTTTTAATGTACATTTAAAAGTTCTTTAAATGTCTGACTTGAATAAGCTTCTCTATACAGTCCGCGTCGTTGTAATTCTGGAACGATGTATGTTACAAAATCTTCAAGACTATAAGGTAAAGTAGGTGGCATTAAATTAAAGCCATCAGCAACACCAGTCTTAAACCAAAGCTCCATTTCATCTACTATTTCTTCAGGTGTACCTATTAATGTGAGATGCCCACCACCTGCATTGAGATAACCTAATAATTCTCTCACTGTAGGGTCGGTATCTTCTATAATTTCTAAAATCGTTTCATATCTGCCTACTGGACCATCGAACGCTTCTACAGGTGGAAGTTCTGGGACAGGTTCATCCAGTGCCCATTTTGAACAATCTTGTCTAACAAACGTACTTAATTGTTTGATGGCATTTTCAATTGGTAAAGCTTTATCTAATTTTTCCTTTTTGAGCAGTGCTTCTTCACGTGTTTCGCCAACATAAGTGACTAATCCTGGGAAGACTTTAATATATTTCTCGGGTGTATCACTTGCGCTGATAGCCGTATTTAATTTATTTCTATAAGCTTTCGCTTGTTTCAAATTCCATGAAACTGAATAAACCGCATCTGCATGTTTGACGGCTAATGCAATACCTTGTTTGGATGCACCAGCTTGCATAGCGACAGGTTTGCCTTGTGGGCTACTTGGTGTCGATAACGGTCCATTTACTTGGAAATAATCGCCAGAATGATGAAAAGCATGCACATGCTCATGATTAATCACTTTATTGTTATGACGGTCATGAACAAAGTCTTCTTTATGCCAAGATGTAAATAGTTTGTCCATCAACTCAGCAAATTCTGATGTGAACCCAAATATTTGAACTAAACAAATCAAAATATTGGGGTGCATTCTAATGAGGAAAAAATATGAATTTAAATTCAAACTAAAACTTGTAAAAGAATATTTAGAAGGACATCAAAGTTATAGAACAATTGCTTTAAAATATGGTATTTCAAGTTGGTCTGTCCTTCGGATTTGGGTCAATCAATATAAAGAGTTTGGAGAAGAAGGTTTAGAAATAAAAAGTAGAAATACTGTTTATACTAGCGAATTTAAATTATCTGTTTTAAAATTTAGACAAGAAAATATGTTGTCTTATCAAGATACTGCGAATCACTTTAGAATTATTAATCCTATTATCATTGCCAATTGGCAACATCAATTTGATGAAAAGTGTCGTCTTGATATAGATAATAAACAAAAGGGACGATCTCACACTATGACTAAAAAACGATCTAAATCAGATAATAAAAATTTACCTTTAAATGAAAATGAACGTGAAGAACTTGAAAGACTTAGAAATGAAAATGAGACGTTAAAGGCAGGTATAGCTTATCAAAAAAAGTTACAAGCCTTGACCGACATT encodes:
- a CDS encoding Glu/Leu/Phe/Val family dehydrogenase — translated: MSENSNLVTSTQNIIEQALYKLGYDEGLFELIKEPARFLRVRIPVKMDDGSVKTFTGYRSQHNSSVGPTKGGVRFHPDVDENEVKALSMCMTLKCGLVNLPYGGGKGAIQCDPHSMSQNELERLSRGYVRAIAQIVGPTKDIPAPDVYTDAQIMSWMMDEYSIMHKVNAPNFITGKPISLGGSLGREQATALGAVITIEEAAKRKRINIEGSKVVIQGFGNAGSFIAKILHDKGAKIVCISESRGALYDPEGLDIDHLLELRKEHGRITPLFDNIIPNEDIFGIDCDILVPAALANQITAQNAGDIKASIVAEAANGPTTQEATRILTENDVLLIPDVLASAGGVTVSYFEWVQNNQGLYWSEEDVNQLLRTKIVEAFDKVYDISQKRKLDMRLSAYVVGVRRTAEATRFRGWA
- a CDS encoding transposase — protein: MRKKYEFKFKLKLVKEYLEGHQSYRTIALKYGISSWSVLRIWVNQYKEFGEEGLEIKSRNTVYTSEFKLSVLKFRQENMLSYQDTANHFRIINPIIIANWQHQFDEKCRLDIDNKQKGRSHTMTKKRSKSDNKNLPLNENEREELERLRNENETLKAGIAYQKKLQALTDIYGSKNQK
- a CDS encoding AEC family transporter, translated to MSEMLNILLTVIVPIFLMTALGYVLQKRVKLDLRTLAKLNINVFVPGFIFAKFYKAELAVNLLLLIIVFFVIYIIALYIVAFAIAKMQTLDKGKETTLTNSVLFFNSGNYGAPLNDIVFKSDPLAMSAQVIVLTLQNVFTFTYGVFAIQSVQLAKLKALLNYFKMPIIYALVLAIILNYNHIPIPEFMWTTVSYLSDAMIAIALILLGAQIANIKLNFKWSSSYIYIFIRLVVGPVIALVIIKCMGLEGIIAQTLFIASAMPTSVNSSVIAQEYDNYPALAAELVFMSTLFSSISVVAVIYLSYLIF